A window of Panicum virgatum strain AP13 chromosome 8K, P.virgatum_v5, whole genome shotgun sequence contains these coding sequences:
- the LOC120643890 gene encoding putative disease resistance protein RGA3 — MSGIEAALASGVLKTAGGKLASLITSEFASITGVEKDLRELQCKLEEISSWLAVVRDRAIGTGTPLPRLNELRNVAYDIDDLLYDVHLEADKHKIHSDGDKQTIADCFCAKPKSLLFRCKVARKIKAIKVKYEKTVKEASDANIIRKNLQMDDPVRSSNPGTAGELSMLSNVDDSKIPRRDREKDEIISKILETNEGDDGRTVVSIVGLGGSGKTTLAKHICHDNKIKEHFKDTVFWVYVSQEFDVDKLIGKLFEAIVGEKSDHHVKQSMLRDISNKLAGKKFLLILDDAWHQDKHDWEQFMVHLKSDAPGSKMLLTTRDRKVAEIVKSRHIFELGMLSGAESWSLFLKSSGWVEEDLSSEYVEVGKEILNRCSGGASSNQNTWRYPH, encoded by the exons ATGAGTGGAATAGAGGCTGCTTTAGCGTCTGGAGTGTTGAAAACTGCTGGTGGCAAGCTAGCTTCACTGATAACCAGTGAGTTTGCTTCCATAACAGGTGTGGAGAAAGACCTCCGTGAGCTCCAATGCAAACTTGAGGAGATAAGTAGTTGGCTGGCTGTAGTTCGTGATAGAGCCATAGGGACTGGCACACCGCTTCCACGGTTGAACGAATTGAGAAATGTTGCTTATGATATTGATGACTTACTCTATGATGTCCACCTTGAAGCTGATAAACACAAGATACACAGTGACGGTGACAAGCAAACGATAGCAGATTGCTTCTGCGCAAAACCAAAATCACTTCTGTTCAGATGCAAGGTGGCCCGTAAGATCAAGGCAATCAAAGTGAAATATGAAAAGACTGTGAAGGAAGCAAGTGATGCTAATATTATAAGGAAGAATTTACAAATGGATGATCCTGTTCGGAGCAGCAACCCCGGGACAGCTGGAGAGCTCTCCATGCTATCTAACGTTGATGACTCAAAAATACCCAGAAGAGATCGGGAGAAGGATGAAATCATAAGTAAGATTTTAGAAACTAATGAAGGGGACGATGGAAGAACAGTAGTATCTATCGTTGGATTAGGTGGGTCCGGCAAAACTACTTTGGCCAAACACATCTGCCATGACAACAAGATAAAGGAGCACTTCAAAGACACGGTATTCTGGGTCTATGTGTCTCAAGAATTTGATGTCGATAAGCTTATCGGCAAGCTTTTTGAAGCTATCGTTGGGGAAAAGTCTGATCATCATGTTAAACAGAGCATGCTCCGTGACATTTCAAACAag TTAGCTGGTAAGAAGTTTCTTCTTATCCTGGATGATGCATGGCATCAGGACAAGCATGACTGGGAACAATTCATGGTGCACCTAAAGAGTGACGCACCTGGAAGCAAGATGTTGCTTACTACTCGTGATCGGAAGGTTGCAGAAATTGTGAAATCCAGGCATATATTCGAGCTGGGGATGTTATCAGGGGCTGAGAGCTGGAGCTTGTTCCTAAAGAGCTCTGGGTGGGTAGAGGAAGATTTGAGCTCTGAGTATGTAGAAGTTGGAAAAGAGATCCTGAATAGATGTAGTGGGGGTGCCTCTAGCAATCAGAACACTTGGAGGTATCCTCATTGA